Proteins encoded together in one Paramagnetospirillum magnetotacticum MS-1 window:
- a CDS encoding GGDEF domain-containing protein translates to MVLEVQSLLVAVAVATTCCAIARIILYKLHPGMDGLGHWAWASVVGALSFAVAGTGAGMSGDTSLSVAHGLVILGFCLVWDGFRRFLGRKPFAPRVYVGLGGVALALILYSHLQGSLHVRAAANSLAICAISAGVARELLWRAPPKQLAMRLAGWVYFLNAAFFALRGVSVGLDLEFMGGRLSYGITALATLWWLCVTISVTLCMVLMAGERLQEELNHQASRDPLTGALNRRAFSGLAEKELARARRSGLPLSVLMMDLDHFKQVNDRLGHGGGDDALCLFVALAGRLLRTEDLFCRFGGEEFLALLPGSTAVQSLVVAERLRTIFTEEAGQDVPGAASLPFAMTVSVGIAQLAEDDGLEEIIRRADAALYRAKDLGRNRCELAGG, encoded by the coding sequence TTGGTTCTTGAAGTGCAAAGCCTGCTGGTGGCGGTCGCCGTGGCGACCACCTGCTGCGCCATCGCCAGGATCATTTTGTACAAGCTCCATCCCGGAATGGATGGCCTGGGGCATTGGGCCTGGGCCAGCGTGGTCGGGGCGCTGAGCTTTGCCGTGGCGGGGACCGGCGCGGGCATGTCCGGCGACACCTCCCTGTCCGTGGCCCATGGGCTGGTCATTCTGGGATTCTGTCTGGTCTGGGATGGATTTCGCCGCTTCCTTGGGCGTAAGCCCTTCGCACCTCGTGTCTATGTCGGCCTGGGAGGTGTGGCCCTGGCCCTGATCCTCTACTCCCATTTGCAAGGCTCGCTTCATGTTCGGGCTGCTGCCAACTCCTTGGCTATTTGCGCCATTTCGGCGGGGGTCGCCAGGGAATTGCTGTGGCGCGCGCCGCCCAAACAACTGGCCATGCGACTGGCGGGGTGGGTGTATTTCCTGAACGCGGCCTTCTTTGCATTGCGCGGCGTGTCCGTGGGATTGGATCTGGAATTCATGGGGGGGCGGCTGTCCTACGGCATCACCGCCTTGGCCACCTTATGGTGGCTGTGTGTCACCATCTCGGTGACGTTGTGCATGGTGCTGATGGCGGGTGAGCGCCTGCAGGAAGAGCTGAACCATCAGGCCAGCCGCGATCCCTTGACCGGGGCCTTGAACCGGCGGGCTTTTTCCGGGCTGGCCGAAAAGGAACTGGCGCGGGCGCGGCGCAGCGGTTTGCCCTTGTCCGTGCTGATGATGGACCTGGACCACTTCAAGCAGGTCAACGACCGTCTGGGCCATGGTGGCGGCGACGACGCCCTTTGTCTGTTCGTCGCCCTGGCTGGGCGGTTGCTGCGCACCGAGGATCTGTTCTGCCGCTTCGGGGGCGAGGAATTCCTGGCCCTGCTGCCGGGCAGCACAGCCGTTCAGTCCCTGGTGGTGGCCGAGCGCCTGCGGACCATCTTTACCGAGGAGGCGGGGCAGGACGTGCCGGGCGCGGCAAGCCTTCCCTTCGCCATGACGGTTAGCGTCGGCATCGCCCAACTGGCTGAAGACGATGGCCTGGAGGAGATCATCCGGCGCGCCGACGCCGCTTTGTACCGGGCCAAGGATTTGGGACGCAACCGCTGCGAACTGGCCGGGGGATAG
- the erpA gene encoding iron-sulfur cluster insertion protein ErpA has translation MAEVEHNYAARVTVTESAAERVQTLIKMEGKPNMMLRLGVSGGGCSGFSYGISLDDQVNDDDRLFNEYGITVVVDQTSLDMLDGSVVDFVEDLSGSSFQVKNPNATSTCGCGSSFSV, from the coding sequence ATGGCCGAGGTCGAACACAATTACGCCGCGCGCGTCACCGTCACCGAAAGCGCCGCCGAGCGCGTCCAGACCCTGATCAAGATGGAGGGCAAGCCCAATATGATGCTGCGCCTGGGCGTCTCGGGCGGCGGCTGTTCCGGCTTTTCCTACGGCATTTCCCTGGATGATCAGGTCAATGACGACGACCGTCTGTTCAACGAGTACGGCATCACCGTGGTGGTGGACCAGACCTCTTTGGACATGCTGGACGGCTCGGTGGTGGATTTCGTCGAAGACCTTTCCGGCTCGTCCTTCCAGGTCAAGAATCCCAACGCTACCTCCACCTGCGGCTGCGGCAGTTCGTTTTCGGTGTAG
- the xth gene encoding exodeoxyribonuclease III: protein MGLRIATWNVNSVRARLGNVLDWLGSFAPDVVLLQEIKCQDHDFPRLEIEAAGYQTAVHGQKSYNGVAILSRHAMSDISLRLPGDESDEQARYIEATIEGWRLASLYLPNGNPAPGDKYDYKLAWMARLRAHAQSLLTQDIPFVLGGDFNICPTDDDVYDPPNWQNDALCRPDSRAAFRAIVNLGLTEAFRALHPEEKGRYSFWDYQAGAWQRDEGLRIDHFLLSPRAADHLQACDIDRAPRGKEKASDHTPVWIELS from the coding sequence ATGGGCCTGCGCATCGCCACCTGGAACGTCAATTCGGTGCGGGCCCGCCTGGGCAATGTTCTCGATTGGCTGGGCAGTTTCGCGCCCGATGTGGTGTTGTTGCAGGAGATCAAGTGCCAGGACCACGATTTTCCCCGCCTCGAAATCGAGGCAGCCGGTTATCAAACCGCCGTTCACGGGCAGAAGAGCTATAACGGCGTCGCCATCTTATCGCGCCACGCCATGAGCGATATCAGCCTCCGCCTGCCCGGTGACGAGAGCGACGAGCAGGCCCGCTATATTGAGGCGACGATCGAAGGCTGGCGCCTCGCCTCCCTTTACCTGCCCAACGGCAATCCGGCGCCGGGCGACAAATATGACTACAAGCTGGCCTGGATGGCGCGCCTAAGAGCTCATGCCCAGAGCCTTCTTACCCAGGATATCCCCTTCGTCCTGGGCGGCGATTTCAATATTTGCCCCACCGACGACGATGTCTATGATCCGCCCAACTGGCAAAATGACGCGCTGTGCCGCCCCGACAGCCGCGCCGCCTTCCGCGCCATCGTCAACCTTGGGCTGACGGAGGCGTTCCGGGCACTGCATCCAGAGGAAAAGGGCCGTTATTCCTTCTGGGATTATCAGGCGGGCGCATGGCAGAGGGACGAAGGCCTGCGCATCGACCACTTCCTTCTGTCGCCCCGGGCCGCCGACCATCTGCAAGCTTGCGATATCGACAGGGCCCCCAGGGGTAAGGAAAAGGCCTCGGACCATACGCCGGTGTGGATCGAGCTGAGTTGA
- a CDS encoding heme oxygenase-like domain-containing protein, with protein MSVLVHADGSVPDCVHPLPDLLQLSTDQVLDSFIASQRTDFTRVIAEVAEPGSELNRIFRQMDGGMVDAARLGEMFLDLHTHVMDHPVWRHPFFRRVFEGRITPSQVKTFALQYFNQIKNTRQCVALAIGRFHGLAATARGSVGERRSELTQIALAQLVADEYGVGSHGLDDYPELGRLLAAKTHIVMYRQVFEGLGIGFEDQDVPMLAEVADNVLIQRLVAGHGAFSPLEALASVGLGMEWGVPEFFSLLLGGLIKVSERDGLNLTPHHLEVFIAHVRYDVLHAISVMLVTSLHMEGEGDIERVKGACNMLMAGRFAMMSGLYRHVFGEDCALAEFEPRHRVADVRIKLALLEARQGIDPAQVVGGEAYSCSTATPF; from the coding sequence ATGAGCGTTCTGGTTCATGCCGACGGATCCGTGCCGGATTGCGTCCATCCCTTGCCCGATCTTCTCCAGCTTTCCACCGATCAGGTGCTGGACTCGTTTATCGCCAGCCAGCGTACCGATTTCACCCGCGTTATCGCTGAGGTGGCCGAGCCCGGTTCCGAACTGAACCGTATCTTCCGCCAGATGGACGGCGGCATGGTCGATGCGGCGCGCCTGGGCGAGATGTTCCTGGATCTTCACACCCATGTGATGGACCATCCGGTTTGGCGGCACCCCTTTTTCCGCAGGGTGTTCGAGGGCCGCATCACGCCGTCCCAGGTCAAGACCTTCGCCCTGCAATACTTCAATCAGATCAAGAACACCCGCCAGTGCGTCGCCCTGGCCATCGGCCGTTTCCACGGACTGGCGGCCACCGCGCGGGGCAGCGTGGGCGAGCGCCGTTCCGAGCTGACCCAGATCGCTCTGGCCCAATTGGTGGCCGATGAATATGGCGTGGGCAGCCACGGCCTCGACGATTACCCGGAACTGGGCCGCCTGCTGGCCGCCAAGACCCATATCGTCATGTACCGGCAGGTGTTCGAAGGATTGGGGATCGGGTTTGAGGATCAGGACGTTCCCATGCTGGCCGAAGTGGCCGACAATGTGCTGATCCAGCGTCTTGTCGCCGGTCACGGGGCGTTCAGCCCGCTGGAGGCCCTGGCCTCGGTGGGGCTTGGCATGGAATGGGGTGTGCCGGAATTCTTCAGTCTGCTGCTGGGTGGCCTGATCAAGGTCTCGGAACGCGACGGCCTGAACCTTACGCCCCATCATCTCGAAGTCTTCATCGCCCATGTGCGCTATGACGTGCTCCACGCCATCTCGGTGATGCTGGTCACCTCACTGCATATGGAGGGGGAGGGCGACATCGAACGGGTCAAGGGCGCCTGCAATATGCTGATGGCCGGGCGTTTCGCCATGATGAGCGGTCTTTACCGCCATGTGTTCGGCGAGGACTGCGCCTTGGCTGAGTTCGAGCCTCGCCACCGGGTCGCTGATGTCCGCATCAAGCTGGCTCTGCTGGAGGCCCGGCAAGGCATAGACCCCGCCCAGGTGGTGGGCGGCGAGGCCTATAGCTGCAGCACCGCGACGCCGTTTTAA
- a CDS encoding bacteriohemerythrin: protein MGLTWSERMSVGVPLLDSDHKTLLGLINHLQRSIGDDEEHAAVGSVLQALEEYAAHHFAREEAMMDACRYPLLTRHHGTHAQFTEKVLGLKSRYDQDQTGVRARECLAFLNSWLIDHICTTDMNYRSWMIGHPGAEAAAQKVSMTGAVQKGADLDWARLRILLVDDNVNFLEILRTILQSVGVTKISAAHDLEAAKAVISHEPLDMLLSDWHVGQESGLDLVRWVRRGPPDQARLPVLVLSGHERMANRDLALLAGADEFMEKPISARNLLLGVARLAGRAA from the coding sequence ATGGGGCTTACGTGGAGTGAACGGATGAGCGTCGGCGTGCCGCTGCTCGATTCCGACCACAAGACGCTCCTCGGCCTGATCAACCACCTGCAACGTTCCATCGGTGATGACGAGGAACACGCTGCCGTCGGCAGCGTGTTGCAGGCCCTGGAAGAGTACGCAGCCCATCACTTCGCCCGCGAAGAAGCGATGATGGATGCCTGCCGGTATCCGCTGCTAACGCGCCACCACGGAACCCATGCGCAGTTCACGGAAAAGGTTCTGGGCCTCAAATCCCGCTACGACCAGGACCAGACCGGCGTGCGGGCGCGGGAATGCCTGGCCTTTCTCAATTCCTGGCTGATCGATCATATCTGCACCACGGACATGAACTATCGGTCCTGGATGATCGGACATCCGGGAGCCGAGGCTGCTGCCCAGAAGGTGTCCATGACCGGGGCGGTGCAAAAAGGGGCGGACCTGGATTGGGCGCGGCTGCGCATCCTGCTGGTGGATGACAACGTCAATTTCCTGGAAATCCTGCGAACCATCCTGCAAAGCGTCGGCGTGACCAAGATTTCGGCAGCCCATGATCTGGAGGCGGCCAAGGCGGTGATTTCCCACGAACCGCTGGATATGTTGTTGTCCGACTGGCATGTGGGCCAGGAAAGCGGGCTGGATCTGGTCCGCTGGGTGCGGCGCGGCCCCCCCGATCAAGCCCGCCTGCCAGTGCTGGTCCTGTCGGGGCACGAGCGCATGGCCAATCGTGACCTTGCCCTTCTGGCCGGGGCGGACGAATTCATGGAAAAGCCCATCTCGGCCCGCAATCTGCTCCTGGGCGTGGCGCGGCTGGCGGGGAGAGCGGCATGA
- the ilvD gene encoding dihydroxy-acid dehydratase, producing MPAYRSRTSTHGRNMSGARGLWRATGMTDADFGKPIIAIANSFTQFVPGHVHLKDLGQMVAREIEQAGGVAKEFDTIAIDDGIAMGHSGMLYSLPSRELIADSVEYMVNAHCADALVCISNCDKITPGMLMASLRLNIPTIFISGGPMEAGKVTYKGETHAVDLIDAMIKGADKNVSDEEALAFERESCPTCGSCSGMFTANSMNCLIEALGLGLPGNGTVVATHADRKELFLEAGRRIVDLAKRAYEGDDSSVLPRSIASFQAFENAMTLDIAMGGSTNTVLHLLAAAQEAGVAFGMNDIDRLSRRVPCLCKVAPNVPDVHIEDVHRAGGIMGILGQLDRGGLINRDCGTVHSRTMAEGLDKWDIARSNDPKVHEFYKAAPGGVRTTEAFSQSKRFAEVDKDRAKGVIRSVDSAFSKDGGLAVLFGNLALDGCIVKTAGVDDKNLTFSGPAVICESQDEAVAKILGGQVKSGDVVIVRYEGPRGGPGMQEMLYPTSYLKSMGLGKECALITDGRFSGGTSGLSIGHVSPEAAEGGAIGLIQAGDIIDIHIPNRSIAIRVSDAELEKRRQAMQGRGAKAWKPVDRDRQVSAALKAYAAMTTSAARGAVRDVSQLDR from the coding sequence ATGCCTGCTTACCGTTCCCGTACCTCGACCCACGGCCGCAACATGTCCGGCGCGCGCGGACTTTGGCGCGCCACTGGCATGACCGATGCCGATTTCGGCAAGCCCATCATCGCCATCGCCAATTCCTTTACCCAGTTCGTGCCCGGCCATGTGCACCTCAAGGATCTGGGCCAGATGGTGGCGCGCGAGATCGAGCAGGCGGGCGGCGTCGCCAAGGAATTCGACACCATTGCCATCGATGACGGCATCGCCATGGGCCATTCGGGCATGCTGTACTCGCTGCCTTCGCGCGAGCTGATCGCCGACAGCGTGGAATACATGGTCAACGCCCATTGCGCCGACGCCCTGGTCTGCATCTCCAATTGCGACAAGATCACGCCCGGCATGCTGATGGCGTCGCTTCGCCTCAACATCCCCACCATCTTCATTTCGGGCGGGCCCATGGAGGCGGGCAAGGTCACCTATAAGGGCGAGACCCATGCGGTGGATCTGATCGACGCCATGATCAAGGGCGCCGACAAGAATGTTTCCGACGAGGAGGCCCTGGCCTTCGAACGGGAAAGCTGCCCCACCTGCGGCTCGTGTTCAGGCATGTTCACCGCCAATTCCATGAACTGTCTGATCGAGGCCCTGGGCCTGGGCCTGCCCGGCAACGGCACGGTGGTCGCCACCCATGCCGACCGCAAGGAGCTGTTCCTGGAGGCCGGGCGGCGCATCGTCGATCTGGCCAAGCGCGCCTATGAAGGCGATGATTCCTCGGTTCTGCCGCGCTCCATCGCCAGTTTCCAGGCCTTCGAGAACGCCATGACGCTCGATATCGCCATGGGCGGCTCCACCAATACCGTGCTTCATCTTCTGGCGGCGGCACAGGAAGCGGGGGTGGCCTTCGGCATGAACGACATCGACCGTCTGTCGCGCCGCGTGCCCTGCCTGTGCAAGGTGGCCCCCAACGTGCCCGACGTCCATATCGAGGATGTGCACCGGGCGGGCGGCATCATGGGCATCCTGGGCCAGTTGGACCGGGGCGGGCTGATCAATCGCGATTGCGGCACCGTCCATTCCCGCACCATGGCCGAGGGTCTGGATAAGTGGGACATCGCGCGCTCCAACGATCCCAAGGTGCATGAGTTCTACAAGGCCGCCCCTGGCGGGGTGCGCACCACCGAGGCTTTCAGCCAGTCCAAGCGCTTTGCCGAAGTGGACAAGGACCGCGCCAAGGGCGTCATTCGTTCGGTTGACAGTGCCTTTTCCAAGGATGGCGGGCTGGCGGTGCTGTTCGGCAATCTGGCTTTGGACGGCTGCATCGTTAAGACGGCGGGCGTTGACGACAAGAACCTGACCTTCTCCGGTCCCGCCGTGATCTGTGAAAGCCAGGATGAGGCGGTGGCCAAGATCCTAGGCGGGCAGGTCAAATCCGGCGACGTGGTCATCGTGCGCTATGAAGGCCCGCGCGGCGGGCCGGGCATGCAGGAGATGCTTTATCCCACCAGCTATCTGAAGAGCATGGGCCTGGGTAAGGAATGTGCGCTGATCACAGATGGGCGTTTCTCGGGCGGCACATCGGGTCTGTCCATCGGCCACGTCTCGCCCGAGGCGGCGGAAGGCGGGGCCATCGGCCTGATCCAGGCGGGCGATATCATCGATATTCATATTCCTAATCGCAGCATTGCAATTCGGGTGTCCGATGCCGAATTGGAGAAGCGCAGGCAGGCCATGCAGGGCCGGGGCGCCAAGGCCTGGAAGCCGGTGGATCGCGACCGTCAGGTCTCGGCGGCGCTTAAGGCCTATGCCGCCATGACCACCAGCGCGGCCCGTGGCGCGGTCCGCGACGTCTCGCAACTGGACCGCTGA
- a CDS encoding haloacid dehalogenase type II, with translation MTLAPVRVCVFDAYGTLFDLNGLSRLVRDDLGERADTLLRLWRKRQMELSWLPLRPGVHADFWRLTDEALDFAMDTLGLDDRGLRLRLMEGWLNPELYPDTEGALDRLREMGYPMAILSNGSLAMLKSTLVMPGIRNTVDAVLSAQSVGRFKPDPLVYQLATTHFGLAPESVCYVSANAWDVSGASAFGFQVVWINRDKVPAEKLPLGTKATVASLAELPAILGG, from the coding sequence GTGACCCTGGCTCCCGTCAGGGTGTGCGTCTTCGATGCTTACGGCACCCTGTTCGACCTGAACGGTCTTTCCCGATTGGTGCGCGATGATCTGGGCGAGCGCGCCGATACCTTGCTGAGGTTGTGGCGCAAGCGACAGATGGAACTGAGCTGGCTGCCGTTGCGGCCCGGCGTTCACGCCGATTTCTGGCGGCTGACCGACGAGGCACTGGACTTCGCCATGGACACGCTCGGTCTGGACGACCGGGGCTTGCGTCTGCGCCTGATGGAGGGATGGCTCAATCCCGAGCTTTATCCCGACACGGAAGGCGCGCTCGACCGCTTGCGGGAGATGGGCTATCCGATGGCGATTTTATCCAACGGGTCGCTCGCCATGCTGAAATCCACGCTGGTCATGCCGGGAATTCGAAACACGGTGGATGCGGTTCTGTCCGCCCAATCGGTGGGGCGTTTCAAGCCCGATCCCCTGGTTTATCAACTGGCTACCACCCATTTCGGCTTGGCGCCGGAAAGCGTATGCTATGTCTCGGCCAATGCCTGGGATGTGAGCGGTGCCTCCGCTTTCGGTTTCCAGGTGGTGTGGATCAACCGCGACAAGGTTCCGGCGGAGAAATTGCCGCTGGGCACAAAGGCGACGGTGGCAAGTCTGGCCGAGTTGCCGGCAATTCTGGGAGGCTGA
- a CDS encoding lytic transglycosylase domain-containing protein: MKVLSAILLAAVIVLGLPQPASAEADMALTRQAVAAAKRDHFDEAARLARQSGSKVLPRLVTWMAYVSGRSGADFAQLAAFIHANPEWPMMSQMTKRAEESITAATPTAQVLAWFDSHPPTTADGGQAFARALFAAGRDEQAVQVIRDTWVNQSFGALQEKQYLNLLGEHLRYEDHWRRLDRLLWDRQETSVQRMIMKVDAGHRAVAQARLALQSGKSNPEPLINAIPASLRDDPGLIYERVRWRRQKDLDEDALDLLSHPSRNKVRPDLWWQERAILARRALQKGLVSKAYQAAADHGLEGGTQYVDAEFLAGWVALRFLDDKTTAIHHFTRLHEWASHPISRARAAYWAGRAFEASGDAKAKDWYTRAARYSTTYYGQLGASRLGDHHWPLPDEPQPTPEDVARFEGRDVVAAARLLMQVGEGELLRSFLIRLNDTVQTPGERALVAGIASRTGRHDLGLTVARRSDREGVTLVQAGWPVPELDADETNPEKALVLALIRQESGFVADIESPAGAKGLMQLLPSTASKVARALGLKYHVNKLDDPNFNVQVGSAYLRDLVNDFEGSYILALASYNAGPGRARRWIREYGDPRDNGTDVVDWVEMIPFSETRNYVQRVMESVAVYRRRLGKTAGPTLEADLRRWARRTAEAQP, from the coding sequence TTGAAGGTTCTGTCCGCTATCCTCCTCGCCGCTGTGATCGTCCTCGGCCTGCCTCAACCGGCCTCGGCCGAGGCGGACATGGCCCTGACCCGCCAAGCCGTCGCGGCGGCCAAGCGTGATCATTTCGACGAAGCAGCCCGGCTGGCGCGCCAGTCAGGGTCCAAGGTTCTGCCCCGGCTGGTGACCTGGATGGCCTATGTCTCGGGACGCTCGGGAGCCGATTTCGCCCAGTTGGCGGCCTTCATCCATGCCAATCCCGAATGGCCGATGATGAGCCAGATGACCAAGCGGGCCGAGGAATCCATCACCGCCGCCACGCCCACCGCCCAGGTGCTGGCCTGGTTCGACAGCCACCCGCCCACCACCGCCGATGGCGGGCAGGCCTTCGCCCGCGCTTTGTTCGCCGCCGGGCGGGACGAACAGGCGGTGCAGGTCATCCGCGACACCTGGGTCAATCAGAGTTTCGGGGCGCTTCAGGAAAAGCAGTATCTCAACCTGCTGGGCGAGCATCTGCGCTACGAGGACCATTGGCGCCGTTTGGACCGGCTGCTGTGGGACCGTCAGGAAACCTCGGTCCAGCGCATGATCATGAAGGTGGATGCGGGCCATCGCGCCGTGGCCCAGGCCCGGCTGGCCCTTCAATCGGGAAAATCCAATCCCGAGCCGCTGATCAACGCGATCCCCGCCAGTTTGCGCGACGATCCCGGCCTGATCTACGAGCGCGTCCGCTGGCGCCGCCAGAAGGATCTGGACGAGGACGCGCTGGATCTTCTGTCCCATCCATCGCGCAACAAGGTCCGTCCCGATCTGTGGTGGCAAGAACGCGCCATCCTGGCCAGGCGCGCCCTGCAGAAGGGCTTGGTGTCCAAGGCCTATCAGGCGGCGGCCGATCACGGCCTGGAGGGCGGCACCCAATATGTGGACGCCGAATTCCTGGCCGGTTGGGTGGCTTTGCGCTTCCTCGACGACAAGACCACCGCCATCCATCACTTCACCCGGTTGCACGAATGGGCCAGCCATCCCATTTCGCGCGCCCGTGCCGCTTACTGGGCGGGCCGGGCTTTCGAGGCCTCGGGGGACGCCAAGGCCAAGGACTGGTACACGCGGGCCGCGCGCTATTCCACCACCTATTACGGTCAGCTGGGCGCCTCGCGCCTGGGCGACCATCACTGGCCGCTGCCCGACGAGCCGCAGCCGACGCCCGAGGATGTGGCCCGTTTCGAGGGCCGCGATGTGGTGGCCGCCGCCCGCTTGCTGATGCAGGTGGGAGAGGGCGAATTACTGCGTTCGTTCCTGATCCGCCTCAACGACACGGTCCAGACGCCGGGCGAACGTGCCCTGGTGGCGGGGATCGCCAGCCGCACCGGACGCCATGATCTGGGGCTGACCGTGGCGCGCCGTTCGGATCGCGAGGGCGTCACCCTGGTGCAGGCGGGCTGGCCGGTGCCGGAACTGGATGCCGACGAGACCAATCCGGAAAAGGCTTTGGTTCTGGCCCTGATCCGCCAGGAAAGCGGCTTCGTCGCCGATATCGAATCACCGGCCGGGGCCAAGGGACTGATGCAGCTTCTGCCGTCGACCGCCTCCAAGGTGGCCAGGGCGCTCGGCCTGAAATACCACGTCAACAAGCTGGACGACCCCAATTTCAACGTGCAGGTGGGCTCGGCCTATCTGCGTGATCTGGTGAACGATTTCGAGGGGTCTTACATCCTGGCCCTGGCGTCCTACAATGCCGGGCCGGGCCGGGCGCGCCGCTGGATCAGGGAATATGGCGATCCCCGCGATAACGGCACCGATGTGGTGGACTGGGTGGAAATGATTCCCTTCAGCGAGACCCGCAATTATGTCCAGAGGGTGATGGAAAGCGTCGCCGTCTACCGGCGCCGCCTGGGCAAGACCGCGGGGCCGACCCTGGAAGCGGATTTGCGGCGCTGGGCACGGCGCACCGCGGAGGCCCAGCCGTGA
- the dapA gene encoding 4-hydroxy-tetrahydrodipicolinate synthase — translation MFKGSITALITPFRNGSVDEKAFQDLAAWQIAEGTHALVPCGTTGESPTLSHDEHHRVVELCIEVARGKVPVIAGTGSNSTDEAVALTRHAKKAGADAALVVAPYYNKPSQEGLFRHFEAIATSVDIPIIVYNIPGRSVIDISVETFVRLSALPNIAGIKDATADLARPLRIRAALGERLCQLSGEDATAIAFNAQGGVGCISVTSNIAPKLCSQMQNAWAARDFATCDALNKKLMPLHDALFCETSPAPVKYAASLLGKSTPDVRLPLVPASENARHRVEAAMKAAGLI, via the coding sequence ATGTTCAAGGGATCCATCACCGCTCTCATCACCCCCTTCCGCAACGGGAGCGTGGACGAGAAAGCGTTCCAGGATCTCGCCGCCTGGCAGATCGCCGAGGGCACCCATGCCCTGGTTCCCTGCGGCACCACCGGCGAGTCCCCCACTCTGTCGCATGACGAGCATCATCGCGTGGTGGAACTGTGCATCGAAGTGGCCCGCGGCAAGGTTCCGGTCATTGCCGGTACCGGTTCCAACTCCACGGACGAGGCCGTTGCGCTGACCCGTCATGCCAAGAAGGCCGGAGCCGACGCCGCCCTGGTGGTGGCGCCCTATTACAACAAGCCCTCCCAGGAAGGCCTGTTCCGCCATTTCGAGGCCATCGCCACGTCGGTGGACATCCCGATCATTGTCTACAACATCCCCGGCCGCTCGGTGATCGACATCAGCGTCGAGACCTTCGTGCGCCTGTCGGCCCTGCCCAATATCGCGGGCATCAAGGACGCCACCGCCGATCTGGCGCGGCCCTTGCGCATCCGCGCCGCCCTGGGCGAGCGGCTTTGCCAGTTGTCGGGCGAGGACGCCACCGCCATCGCCTTCAACGCCCAGGGCGGCGTGGGCTGCATCTCGGTGACCTCCAATATCGCGCCCAAGCTGTGCTCCCAGATGCAGAATGCCTGGGCGGCCCGCGACTTCGCCACCTGCGACGCGCTGAACAAGAAGCTCATGCCGCTCCATGACGCCCTGTTCTGCGAGACCAGCCCGGCTCCGGTGAAATACGCCGCCAGCCTGCTGGGCAAGTCCACCCCCGACGTGCGCCTGCCCCTTGTCCCGGCCAGCGAGAATGCCCGCCACCGGGTCGAGGCGGCCATGAAGGCCGCTGGCCTGATCTGA
- the smpB gene encoding SsrA-binding protein SmpB: MVLPGHVAAQNRRARHEYFIVSEVEAGIMLVGTEVKSLRVGKGNINEAFAGPMQGELYLFNAYIPEYQSKMPFPHETRRPRKLLLHKREMAKLMSAIAKDGMTLVPLDIHFAQRGIAKVQLGLAKGKKLHDKREAIKERDWNRDKARLMRDKG, encoded by the coding sequence ATGGTGCTCCCCGGCCACGTCGCCGCACAGAACCGCCGGGCACGCCACGAATACTTCATCGTGAGCGAGGTCGAGGCCGGCATCATGCTGGTCGGAACTGAGGTCAAGTCCCTGCGGGTCGGCAAAGGCAACATCAACGAAGCCTTTGCCGGCCCCATGCAGGGCGAGCTTTACCTGTTCAACGCCTATATTCCCGAATACCAGTCCAAGATGCCCTTCCCGCACGAAACGCGGCGGCCCAGAAAGCTGCTGCTGCACAAGCGCGAGATGGCCAAGCTGATGAGCGCCATCGCCAAGGACGGCATGACCCTGGTGCCGCTGGACATCCATTTCGCTCAAAGGGGCATCGCCAAGGTCCAGTTGGGTCTGGCCAAGGGCAAGAAGCTGCATGACAAGCGCGAAGCCATCAAGGAGCGGGATTGGAACCGCGACAAGGCCCGCCTGATGCGCGACAAGGGCTAA